The following proteins come from a genomic window of Solea solea chromosome 3, fSolSol10.1, whole genome shotgun sequence:
- the cd36 gene encoding platelet glycoprotein 4, translated as MGCCNRECGFLVGAAFGAVLAILGGVLIPLGDSIIEGTVKKEAVIENGTTAYENWETTGSAVYRQFWFLEVKNPQEVLDGETPMVQEKGPYTYRTRYLPKQDIRFNPNQTVSYGQPLGAIFEPSMSVGSEEDKVTSLNLGVVGAFKLLPPKILNLLIKRTNSSLFQRRTVREMLWGYKDPIFKFLVGVFVPYNGSVDGDYTIYNGKDDISKVGIIERWRGETSLPFWNDTYCDMINGTDASSFPPFVNNEKPLFFYSSDICRSVSATFERTVNVKGIDMFHFTLQSSTLASPTVNPDNMCFCPDPKVSKNCTLAGVLDISACQDGRPIYISLPHFLHGSPSLREDVLGLNPSEEHHNTFLDVEPITGFTMKFAKRIQVNMMYGPSKDVTIFNKVKDYTVFPIVWLNETAELDDETADMFKSEITGRIQILKTLQMVLLGIGLAQFVICLICYCVVRSRNNKSATV; from the exons ATGGGCTGCTGTAACAGGGAGTGTGGATTCCTCGTCGGAGCTGCGTTTGGAGCCGTGTTGGCCATCCTGGGAGGCGTCCTCATCCCGCTGGGGGACAGCATCATTGAGGGAACGGTGAAGAAG GAAGCCGTCATCGAGAATGGGACGACAGCTTATGAGAACTGGGAGACGACAGGGTCGGCCGTGTACAGGCAGTTCTGGTTCTTGGAGGTGAAGAACCCTCAGGAGGTCTTGGACGGTGAAACTCCGATGGTTCAGGAAAAGGGGCCGTACACGTACAG GACGAGATATCTCCCCAAACAGGACATCAGGTTCAACCCCAACCAAACTGTCTCCTACGGCCAGCCTTTGGGCGCCATCTTCGAGCCGTCCATGTCCGTGGGTTCAGAGGAAGACAAAGTTACCTCCCTCAATCTGGGGGTCGTT GGAGCGTTCAAACTGCTGCCGCCTAAAATCCTGAATCTCTTGATAAAAAGGACCAACTCGTCGTTGTTCCAGCGCCGCACGGTCCGGGAGATGCTGTGGGGCTACAAGGACCCCATCTTTAAATTCCTAGTGGGCGTGTTTGTACCT TACAACGGAAGCGTCGATGGCGACTACACGATTTATAACGGAAAAGACGACATCTCCAAAGTGGGAATCATTGAGCGGTGGCGTGGTGAGAC GAGTTTGCCTTTCTGGAACGACACGTACTGTGACATGATCAACGGCACAG ACGCTTCGTCTTTCCCTCCGTTTGTGAACAACGAGAAGCCGCTCTTTTTCTACTCGTCCGACATCTGCAG GTCTGTGTCGGCCACCTTTGAGAGGACAGTCAACGTGAAAGGGATCGACATGTTCCATTTCACCCTGCAGTCGTCCACCCTGGCCTCTCCGACAGTAAACCCAGACAACATGTGTTTCTGCCCGGACCCAAAAGTGAGCAAGAACTGCACCTTGGCCGGAGTACTGGACATCAGCGCCTGTCAGGACG GGAGACCGATATACATCTCCCTGCCCCACTTCCTTCACGGCAGTCCGTCCCTGAGAGAAGATGTGCTCGGTCTAAACCCGAGTGAGGAACACCATAACACCTTCCTCGACGTTGAACCG ATAACCGGGTTTACCATGAAGTTTGCAAAGAGGATTCAAGTGAACATGATGTACGGCCCATCGAAGGACGTCAC GATTTTTAACAAAGTCAAGGATTATACTGTGTTCCCCATCGTTTGGCTGAATGAG ACGGCGGAGTTGGACGACGAGACGGCCGACATGTTCAAATCGGAGATCACCGGACGTATCCAGATCCTGAAGACCTTACAGATGGTGTTGCTCGGCATCGGTTTGGCCCAATTCGTCATTTGCCTCATCTGCTACTGCGTCGTGAGGAGTAGAAACAACAAGAGCGCCACCGTGTGA